In Fibrobacter sp., the DNA window AGGTAAACGTTCAGTTCGGAGCCGGAGGCGGGCTGCGGGTAGTTGTTGCCTGCCATCTTGTGGTCTTCCAGGAACTGCTTGTATTCGGCATCGTCCTTGAAGAACAGGTCGGCGGCAGCCTTGGCCTTGTGTTCGGCCTGGCGAATTTCGTTGAAGTGGACCAGGGAGTCCAGGGAACCTTCTTCGCGGTAGAAGCATTCTTGGTCGGCAAACATGGAGCCCACGGAAAGGGCTGCACCCATGGCTACGAGAACTTCGGAATGTTCAGGCACGATTGCCTGTTCATCCGTGATACCCAGACGTTCCTTAAATGCGCGTACAAGTGTCGGGTTAAAGGTCAGCGGGCCACCTTCGAAGATGACGGGCGGCTTGATTTCCATACCCTGGGCGAGGCCGCCGATGGTCTGCTTGGCGATGGCATGGAAGCTGGACAGAGCGATATCTTCCTTGGCGATACCGTTGTTCAGCATGGGCTGGATGTCGGTCTTGGCGAACACGCCGCAACGGCCGGAAATTTCGTAGACCTTCTGGCCTCGCTTGGCGAAACCTTCGAAGGCCTCGGTCTTGATGCGGAGGAGTTCTGCCACCTGGTCGATAAAGGCTCCAGTACCACCGGCGCAGACACCGTTCATACGCATGTCGCTAGCAATCAGCTTGCCTGTGGTGGGGTCCTTTTCGAAGAAGACCACCTTGGCGTCCTGGCCACCCAATTCGATGGCGACGCGGGTGTCGGGGTAGGTTGCGCGCACGGCGAGGGCGTTTGCCACCACTTCCTGGACAAAGAAGGCGTGGGTAGCATCTGCGAAGGGCTGACCGCCGCTGCCGCAGAAGGCAACTCTAAAGTTCTTGCCCGGGAAAAGACCGTGGGCTTCACGCAGCACCTCATGGACCTTCTGGGCCTGCATGGCGTTGTGGCGCTGGTATGTGTAATGCAAAAGCTTGGAGGTTTCCGGGTCAACGACGGCAATCTTAACGGTTGTAGAACCGACGTCAACACCGACCCATAAATCATTCTTCGAAATACTCATAGTGGGCGCAAAGATAGCAAATGAGACGAGAGACGAGTGGTGAAAGACGGGAGAAAGAATGCTGAAAACACAAAGTTTCTCCCCCCTTTACCCTAAAAAGGTTTTTCTATGCTTATTAAACAATTTATCTTTGTAATCATCAATCATCAATTTTCAATTGAACTCATGAACTACCTCGCTCTTGATTACGGTGAACATCGTGTTGGTGTCGCCTTTGCCGAATCCGAACTGAAATTCGCCTTTGCACGAGAAACCATCGACCAGAAGGTTACGAACCTCTGGGTTCGTTTGGATGAACTGGTAAAGGTGAATAAGGTGGATGCCTTTGTGGTGGGGATGCCCTATCACCCGGATGGTCGTACCGACGGCAAGAATGTGGTTGTGGAAAAATTTGTCCAGGACTTGAAGGTCCGTTTTCCGGGAATGCCTGTGTACACCCAGGACGAATCCTATTCAAGCGTTCAGGCCCAAGCCTGTACATCCCACTTTAGCAAGAAGAAAAAACAGAAGAACAAGGCCGTTATTGACCAACTGGCGGCACAGATTATTTTGCAGAGATGGTTGGATGAACAAGGTTAGCGGTTTTTAAAAGTAATGCCAAGAGAACTTTCATTTGTTCAAAATGTAGAACGGAGTATTTCCAAGACCTATCGTGAAAAGATATGGACTCCCTTTATCACTGCCGTCAAGAATTACAAGCTTGTAGAATCTGGCGACAAGATTGCTGTCTGCATTTCCGGTGGCAAGGATTCCATGCTGTTGGCGAAACTCATGCAGATGCTGCAACGCCATAGTGATTGCCCCTTTGAGCTGGAATTCATCGTCATGGATCCGGGTTACAACAAGGTGAACCGCGAAAAAATCGAAAGCAACGCAGCCCTTCTTGAAATTCCCATCAAGGTTTTTGAAACCAACATCTTTGATGTGACAAGCAAGATTGAAAGTTCCCCTTGCTACATCTGCGCCAAGATGCGCCGCGGACATTTGTACCGTATGGCAAAAGACCTGGGGTGCAACAAGATTGCCCTTGGTCATCATTTTTCCGATGTGATTGAAACGACGGTCCTTGCCATGTTCTATGGCAATCATCTGCAAGGGATGATGCCCAAGCTTCGCAGTCAGAATTTCGAGGGGATGACTTTGATTCGCCCCATGTA includes these proteins:
- a CDS encoding CoA activase, translated to MSISKNDLWVGVDVGSTTVKIAVVDPETSKLLHYTYQRHNAMQAQKVHEVLREAHGLFPGKNFRVAFCGSGGQPFADATHAFFVQEVVANALAVRATYPDTRVAIELGGQDAKVVFFEKDPTTGKLIASDMRMNGVCAGGTGAFIDQVAELLRIKTEAFEGFAKRGQKVYEISGRCGVFAKTDIQPMLNNGIAKEDIALSSFHAIAKQTIGGLAQGMEIKPPVIFEGGPLTFNPTLVRAFKERLGITDEQAIVPEHSEVLVAMGAALSVGSMFADQECFYREEGSLDSLVHFNEIRQAEHKAKAAADLFFKDDAEYKQFLEDHKMAGNNYPQPASGSELNVYL
- the ruvX gene encoding Holliday junction resolvase RuvX; its protein translation is MLIKQFIFVIINHQFSIELMNYLALDYGEHRVGVAFAESELKFAFARETIDQKVTNLWVRLDELVKVNKVDAFVVGMPYHPDGRTDGKNVVVEKFVQDLKVRFPGMPVYTQDESYSSVQAQACTSHFSKKKKQKNKAVIDQLAAQIILQRWLDEQG
- a CDS encoding tRNA 2-thiocytidine biosynthesis protein TtcA, which translates into the protein MPRELSFVQNVERSISKTYREKIWTPFITAVKNYKLVESGDKIAVCISGGKDSMLLAKLMQMLQRHSDCPFELEFIVMDPGYNKVNREKIESNAALLEIPIKVFETNIFDVTSKIESSPCYICAKMRRGHLYRMAKDLGCNKIALGHHFSDVIETTVLAMFYGNHLQGMMPKLRSQNFEGMTLIRPMYCIHENDIINWRKYNNLEFIQCACRLSEMAEAGGEEENVSKRREIKELIKRLKQTNPNIEKSIFNSIHAVCIETFPGYKAEGEQHSFLEWFDNQSKII